The following proteins are co-located in the Polystyrenella longa genome:
- a CDS encoding ABC transporter ATP-binding protein — MLQLTELTKTFTRPGESDLVAVNKLSFEVAAGEVYGLLGPNGAGKTTTLRMVLGLLKPTSGDACVEGHSATTDPEEVKRQIGLVSASAGLYQWLTPREMLYFFADLYSVPQEQIEVKLQSLADLLDLRRFLDQRSSTLSTGQKQRVNLARALIHDPPVMLLDEPTRGLDIVGTKVIFDYVGHLRDMGKTVIVCTHRLDEAERICDRFGLLYFGRLKYEGTIQALREETGEKSLVDMFLKLMQEKQTMTA, encoded by the coding sequence ATGCTACAGTTGACAGAGCTTACGAAGACATTCACGCGACCGGGCGAATCGGATCTGGTCGCGGTCAATAAACTGTCGTTCGAAGTCGCAGCAGGCGAAGTCTATGGATTGCTCGGTCCCAACGGAGCAGGTAAGACGACCACCTTGCGAATGGTTCTTGGATTACTGAAACCGACTTCCGGAGACGCCTGTGTTGAAGGTCATTCCGCCACCACGGACCCGGAAGAAGTGAAACGACAGATCGGCCTCGTCTCCGCCAGTGCCGGGCTCTATCAGTGGTTGACCCCCCGGGAAATGCTCTATTTCTTCGCCGACCTGTACTCGGTTCCCCAAGAGCAGATCGAGGTGAAGCTTCAATCACTTGCCGACCTGCTCGACTTGCGCCGGTTTCTTGACCAACGAAGTTCGACCCTCAGCACAGGCCAGAAACAACGAGTTAATCTGGCACGAGCCTTGATTCATGATCCCCCCGTGATGTTGCTTGATGAACCGACACGAGGACTCGACATTGTCGGCACGAAAGTCATCTTCGATTATGTCGGTCACTTGCGAGACATGGGAAAGACGGTCATCGTCTGCACGCATCGTCTTGACGAAGCGGAACGGATCTGTGATCGTTTCGGCCTGCTCTATTTTGGTCGGCTGAAATACGAAGGTACCATTCAAGCGCTTCGTGAGGAGACTGGAGAGAAATCGCTCGTCGATATGTTCCTTAAGCTGATGCAGGAAAAACAAACGATGACCGCCTGA
- a CDS encoding ABC transporter substrate-binding protein: MKSGISIGYFCLIVMLPFLCTGCRPGDDDQIPLTETLRIPMPTAGPKSLDPVQGSTAYENMAASQVYETLFQYKYLKRPFELEPLLLVEMPEVSEDGKVYHFELKQGVFFHDDPCFPNGKGREIVAQDVIYSWKRMADQSQNPKSWWLFENTIVGFDELREEQTARFKAGEPFQYDKPIEGMKVLNDYEFKIILKEPVTRFIWILAMFQTSIVPQEAVTTYKDQFNRHPVGTGPYTLDPDDWRTNQGMTFYKNPNYHLSTYPEEHMPEDEADGLTADAGERLPLTDKLEMSFFVEVQPMWLKFQTGQLDFITVPPDYFNRAYFKRNQELRPDYKEADITSQKVSLLDFVFTGFNMEDEVLGGYTPEKKALRQAISLAIDLNEINNAFYQGTNTVYDGPIPPGMAGYPEGGVVSGSFRGKDLSRARAKLAEAGYPNGKGLPPIEYYVGRSGVSQEQSELLKRQLAQIGIKLNVNLVDFGTLIENVNSKKAPMFSFAWGSDYPDAENNLALFYGPNESPGSNHYNYKNPEYDELYREILSLPPSPERTEKFVLMRDMLLEDVPYIGSMARPRFYLIHPRLENVKATEVFSNWYKYLNINPETPRLVID, from the coding sequence ATGAAATCAGGGATCTCGATTGGCTACTTCTGCCTAATCGTCATGCTGCCATTCCTCTGCACCGGCTGCCGACCCGGAGACGACGATCAGATTCCACTCACAGAGACGCTCCGCATTCCCATGCCGACGGCGGGTCCCAAATCGCTCGATCCGGTGCAGGGAAGCACCGCCTATGAAAACATGGCGGCAAGCCAGGTTTACGAAACGCTCTTTCAGTACAAGTATCTGAAACGGCCCTTCGAGCTTGAGCCGCTCCTCCTCGTCGAAATGCCGGAAGTCTCTGAGGATGGGAAGGTCTATCATTTTGAGCTGAAACAGGGAGTCTTTTTTCATGATGACCCCTGCTTTCCCAATGGCAAAGGACGTGAAATCGTCGCGCAGGACGTGATCTATTCCTGGAAACGCATGGCTGATCAGTCACAGAATCCGAAAAGCTGGTGGCTATTTGAAAATACGATTGTCGGGTTTGACGAACTGCGGGAAGAACAGACGGCTCGGTTCAAGGCAGGTGAGCCTTTTCAATACGACAAACCGATTGAGGGAATGAAAGTTCTGAACGACTACGAATTCAAGATCATCTTGAAAGAACCGGTGACGCGGTTTATCTGGATTCTCGCAATGTTCCAGACTTCGATCGTTCCGCAGGAAGCAGTCACCACTTACAAAGACCAGTTCAATCGACATCCCGTCGGCACCGGTCCGTACACGCTTGATCCCGATGACTGGCGCACCAATCAGGGAATGACGTTCTACAAGAACCCGAATTATCACCTTTCGACCTATCCCGAAGAGCACATGCCCGAGGATGAGGCAGACGGGCTGACGGCCGATGCGGGTGAAAGGCTTCCTCTGACGGACAAGTTGGAAATGTCTTTCTTCGTCGAAGTGCAACCGATGTGGCTGAAGTTCCAGACAGGCCAACTCGATTTCATCACTGTGCCGCCGGACTATTTCAACAGGGCTTATTTCAAACGGAATCAGGAACTACGCCCCGATTACAAGGAAGCAGACATAACTTCCCAGAAGGTCTCTCTGCTTGATTTTGTATTTACCGGCTTCAACATGGAAGATGAAGTCCTGGGTGGATACACGCCCGAGAAGAAAGCTTTGCGTCAGGCAATCAGCCTGGCAATCGATTTAAATGAAATCAACAACGCGTTTTATCAGGGGACCAACACCGTCTACGACGGCCCGATCCCTCCCGGTATGGCGGGCTACCCGGAAGGGGGCGTCGTGTCTGGCAGTTTTCGAGGTAAAGATCTCAGCCGAGCCCGGGCTAAATTAGCGGAAGCAGGTTACCCGAATGGTAAGGGCTTACCTCCCATAGAATACTACGTCGGTAGGTCAGGTGTCAGCCAGGAACAATCAGAGTTACTGAAACGACAGTTGGCTCAGATTGGAATCAAGCTGAACGTGAACCTCGTTGATTTCGGAACGCTGATCGAGAATGTAAACAGTAAAAAAGCCCCTATGTTCAGTTTCGCCTGGGGCTCTGATTATCCCGATGCGGAAAATAATCTGGCTCTGTTTTACGGCCCCAATGAATCACCTGGAAGTAACCATTACAACTACAAGAATCCGGAATACGACGAGCTATACCGGGAGATACTCTCTCTGCCTCCCTCTCCGGAACGGACAGAAAAGTTTGTGTTGATGCGCGACATGCTTCTCGAAGATGTTCCCTACATTGGTTCCATGGCGCGGCCCCGCTTTTATCTGATTCATCCACGACTGGAGAATGTCAAAGCTACGGAAGTCTTCAGCAACTGGTACAAGTATCTCAATATCAATCCCGAGACACCCCGGCTTGTTATAGATTGA